Part of the Hevea brasiliensis isolate MT/VB/25A 57/8 chromosome 16, ASM3005281v1, whole genome shotgun sequence genome is shown below.
tAAATCAAAACatatgtttttttttattattttagaaagagatatttaaatttaatttgcaTCTAAAATACATAGATGTCACTTATTTAATATCTCACTTAAATCCTTCGCTGGTCTGAATTATGGACTTCGCTTCCACTGCACGACTAACCTGACAAGAGCTCCAATGGAAGAACCAGACTCTGCCAAAGCCTCCAAACTTCTCTCTTTCATCTTCCAGCTCTTTTCTCTCAATTCTCTTCCCTTGTTCGACTCCATCAACTCTCGCACTCGTTTCTCCAACTCATCCCCTCTCACAAACCCATCGTCGTCTCTTTGCTCTACTCCAATAGCCAACTTCATATCCTCCACCAATACATTCCTATTAAGATGTTGCTCAGCATGTAGCGGCCAAGCCACCATCGGCACCCCAGCAACCACTGCTTCTAACACCGAGTTCCACCCACAATGTGTAACGAACCCGCCAACCGAGTCATGATTCAGCACTGCAACTTGTGGTGCCCATGACTTCACCACCATGGCTCTATCTTTAACTCTGTTCAAGAAACCTTCTGGCAACATTGCTTGCAAATCAAAATCGCTCATATCATCATTCTGCTTCCTTTTCTCATCATATGGTGGTTTTTTCACTACCCACATGAACCTTTGGCCGCTTCTTTCCAACCCATTAGCCATCTCTTTAACTTGTTCTATAGAGAAAGATCCACGGCTTCCGAAACACAGAAACACCACACTCTTGCTTGGTTGCTTGTCAAGCCAAGATAGGCAATCATGTTGAGCTGCAGAAGTACTGCTACCACCCTCAGCAATCAAAGGTCCAATATAGTAAATGGGAGGGGTTGATGCATCAGGAACGCATACTCCATCTGCAATTGTCTTGACTGCTTTTGGCTCGAGATCATTAAAGGAATTAACAATAattccatcagcttttgggagATTTGAACAAAAGTATAGCATGTCATAATAGGCAGGGTCATCTCTATAAAGAATTGGTTCTGGAATGTGAATAGCTTTGAGAGGTGGCAAATTTGGGAAGTTAAGAAGAGTGTCTGCGAGATCTTTGAAGCTCTTGGTGTGTTGTTCATGAATTTTAGGGAAATATAAGAAGGCAGAAAGACAAGCAGCACCAGAAGTGAAAAAATAGTAAGTAGGGATTTTGAGATCTTTACCAACAGAAAGAGCAGAAGTGCAGAAGAGGTCAATAACAAAAGCGCAAATGTTACATTCCTTGGAGATTTCTTGAAGAAACTCAAGAACATAGGGCTTGTTGAGGAGTATGCACTCAAAGACTATGGCAATGGGGCTGCGAGAGAAGGTGTTGTCGATGGGGACAGGTGGGAAACGGCGGAATGAGATAAAAGGGCAGGTTTGAGAGATGGTGCTGATGTAAGAGATGAGGCCCGGGGTTTCCGAGAATTCGAAGGTGATAAGGAGGATGACGATGGAGAATTGGTGGCCATAGCGGTGGAGGATAAGCTTGCCTAGCTCTACCATGGAGATTACATGGCCCATGCCAGGAGCGGGGAACAGTACTATGGTGTCCTGCATTGGAATAGTATTTCTTTTTCAGAAAAGGAAACTATTTTGGTGGGCTTGCCGAGTGGGAATTTCATAGCAATGAGAGGTAAGCAGAGGCATATAAATAGGGAAAATTCTTTCTTGGCAGATTGTGGGATACACTTTATGATAGAATAGATACACAAGAACTAAGTACAGTCAATAATTTGCCTTCTTTCCTAAATTCAGATAACTATATCAAATAAATAAATGATGACCAAAGGCTGATTTCAGCTCCAAATTGATTGGAATCAATCTAAACTTATGGCTATGAATCTAACCAAGAATAAATTTGCTCTTCATTGTACTAATTAGAGTTTAAATCATAAAGTTTGATCACAAgagaaatttattattattattattatgagagCTTATCTTACTTCCAatataaatagtatattttttcgttgatttcattttattattaaaaaataattattaatttaatatatataatatgtatTCCTTCTGTCATATAAAGATATGTTTACTTTTGTTTTTTAATCTATCTTAAATTATGgactttttttaaataataatattttattatttcatttactAATATACCTCCATTTAATATGTTTTGAAAAACTAAAAtctattaatttcaaaaataatttagtaaaatgagttatttaatttttaatagagtAATACAggtaaaagatatatatatatattataaaagaattaaataaaatttattgttttaattatatcaactatattttcttaattcaagagaaaaaaatatatatttttgtgGGATGAAAAGAATAATaaattaccaaaaatttattttattgccCTATTATTAGCATGCATAGTTTGctaaaaaaacaaaaatcatGTATGGCACCACCACTTATTTAATGTACGAATGACAACGAGGCCGATCAGGGATCGCTCATTTCTTCTTTGCCTCTCATGGTTGGGGTGAAAGTGAGGACAACCCCATCTAGAATGGGCTCGGACTAGTTTCTCTAAagggaattttttttaatttttttattttaatttattattatataatataaatttatttattaaaaaaattataaataaaaatatataagttctaaacataatttaaaaaaataaacatatttttattagaattataatatttaagtagttaaataaataaaaataaaataattttttaataaaaaaataacaatatgTTATTATTAGGTTGAGGAGATCTCCTTCCTATCTTCTCCTTACATATCATCGAGATTGAGATTGAGTCGAGAAAAATTGATCAAGTACGGAGCTAGCGGATGAAGTTCAAGAACAATTATATTCCCCTAATTTGATGAATTAATATTGCATTTGCCAAAAGGAAAAATTCTAGTcaaattgattttgattttgaaaCATGCTAAAAAATATCAGAAAATTGCCCTTAATTATTGATGAACATTGAAAAATTACCCAATTACTTTGTAAATAATAAATCaggaatttttaataaaattattttattttattacgattaattgaattttaaaataatcctaaaataattaatcataaacttaaattaataatttccttaattataaaattaatatatatttcaaatctttctagtataatttctaacaatttcTTCAATTACATATTATGGCAATAATACTATAGCCACCTAGCTAAAGAAGTATAGTATTTTGGAATAGAAACCTGCCATTCATGATGGATTGTTGATACTTAAATACAAGAGGTTGTTACAAAGAGTTGGTATAGAAGTTGGTACAGATTGGTACAAGTAAGGGATAAACTGTTACATGTGATAAAAGATAATAACAAATGTGATAAGAGATAACAACAAATTGTACAGTTACATGCAACAGAAGATATGGTTTATCACTAACTAGGTTTAATTCTGTGGTTAAAGGCATATTACTCGTCTAGTAAGTGTCAGGAGGGAGTCTCCACTCTGCCAATCCTCTTATAGAAGCCAACTACTAgtcactaaaaaaaattaatttcaaactagGATTTGAGTTAGCCTAAAACCCTCGATACCCGTACTAAGCCTTATTGTTCCAAAACCCATAAATAGACCCAAAACTCAGGACCCAACATGcaagataaaataaaaatattataattaaatttgggTCATCTTAGCCCAAAAGCCATCATACATACATATATCTAGGGGAGTCCATCTCATGTTGATATCCAACATACACAAtccatttaattattaaataattaataatataatatattaatagacTTTAATGTCACAGCAAAGTTCTAAGAGTGAAATAAAcaaataagtaaataattaactaaacaaagaaaaaaaaactacTACTAAATAGTACAACCTGTGAAGAAAAATACAAGCTAGATTTTGTAGAAAAGAATACTCCTAAGGCAATATGGAAAAATATATTGAATAAGAATGAGTGTTCGACTAAGAGAGTTTAAAtaattgattataattataatttctataactatctaattctaatacaATTCTATTAATGAAAATGCATCAATAAACAAATCACTCAACTCTTATACGAGAGGATAAATTGGTGCTACACACACACCCATAATACATATTGAGAGTCAACCTCATACCTTGGCTCTCTAAAATCTAACATATTCTCTTAAACCCTTTTTGTGTGAGTCAGTAAAATATAGAGTCGTACCTACCCCGCAATGACGAGAGTTAATCAATCCATATAGCTATCATACCTACCTCGCTCATCTATATCCATATCCATGAGAGTTAGTGAATTTTTCATACCATACATACCCGAGGATTCCATATACATAATACATACATATAAGCTCCAACTCATCCCCAAGGTAGCAAAATACAGAAAATTTATAATGCAACACTTAAGGGATGCTCGTGACATAAAAACTAATTACATATGTGTAAATAAATGCATGAGCAtgcaaataaatataaaataaaaaatataaattatactaaaattataaaaataatcaatatccaactcacagaCTGGTAAACCCGACTATAGTTGGTTCGGCTAGAAGGAAAAGATTGACCAACACCAATCACCTATACAGACACACTGACCTTTATCAATTGACtgacaaaaataattaaattaaactaaagaaacaataattaaatactaGGGTCTTGCCGAAATTTCAACAAAGCCACATTTGTAACTAAACCTAACCCCCTACAACAAAACTCAATAAATTCACAGCAACAATGATACAAAGGGCCTTAGGCCCACAACATATATCACAATGCTTATCTGGAGCCTACAAGAAACCTAATCTAATTCTAAATCTCCAATTTTTAGCTCAGATCCCTAACTCTTTTACAGTCCGAATAATTATCAAATAccctctaaaaattaaaaaatattcctGGGGGTCTTTCTCATCATCTTAAAATTCAtacaatttattataattatttttagcatACAAAGAATATTTTGCAAATTAATCAATTAACTTAGAACTAGGTTAAAGCTACTCAACTtgagtttgagtttgtctttgcAAAATCTGTTGCCTGAAATGCATTTGGAACGTCTAAAAACACTAGAAAAGACTATAAACGTGACTGCCTTCAAAGATAGCTGTCATgactcaacctatgggccagaccggcactaggacttgggccagcctaaagcccccgaggcccgtagtaagcctaactattcctcgaccgaactctaaggcccatttgggcccaatttcaagaattcaactggacagagtccggctataaaatggacctttcaacggggagtttttggctcacccgacttgtaaacacaatatataatcaattggggagctcagctcacccttcacatactcaaatgttataaaaataaatgggagctcagctccctcatccagttcaacatacatgcataaaataagtttacaggtccaacatggtaattatattacagacccaaatcaaataaatatttctaacacatgcgaaaattctaggagttaatagaattatacaaatattaataaatgacctacgaagaagaaaagcaggttaaccacaacaaatatCTTTCTGTagtctggaaaaataatgaacaggagtgagcgttcaattcagagagtaaaatatcaattttaaccataatctctatagctatctaaagctaatgcaccctgtgaagtgaaatgcaacatcgttataattttcatacaaatcacatcaaaaaggcaatttggagcactcagacacctaataatgtcaaacaatacatatatgagagctgatcccctatacagccctcttaatccaacctgtgccagcgaagaactcaagccgaactttctcttaataaaccaaatcggggtcccagcgaagaactcaagccgtgtctaccccgaaggaccgggtcccagcgaagatctcaagccgtgtctacccgtcctgtccatagccaacaccacaccacacgcacgccaactcacgcacactgctccaaattaccataacaacatccatggcactttaacaattatgaatgcaacataaaacgtgcctagtatttaactacatagatacatatttataagtgatgcatgggcatgcttaaacatataataatatcgaaattacaattaaaattaatattttactcacagactcaaccgaagtcactgtggcggctgggcggaggaggaagattgtcccggctcacctgacaattttattataattatttaatacaattgactcaatacaaaccaagaaaagactaaatatgtcctaagtcgtgccgaaaatccggcagagtctcccctatacctaggacctacccaacctgcaaaagggcttaaaacacacttctatatccacaaactatacacccacaactcaatcacatcacacagcccctcctgagcccatccaaacagtcatcaatcacaatatataaaattacagtttagtccttataattgaccctttttgcaaaaactacccaaataagctctaaaaactctaaaactttgccccgcggtccttagcaatattactacgctattgcaaaaagaatcataattttctgaactactacgaatattttatgaatttttgatccaattcaagcactagaaaattatgaaaaagtaaggttcgggtttacctatgcctatTCCGATcttgggaacgcgctcgggacgtctgacaacggtggggtagccaaaatctcaacccaattctaaaaatttttcggtagccggtctgtctggccagaaattcacagacctaggcaaccgtcgaatttttgtgaattgaaggtacctacacgaagcccacaacacgggggttagtatataatttttacagaattttctaagctcatttaatgctcaaaaaAATACTACAAAGTTTCATGAGACCCATCAAAAAAcgatgtcggaaaattttgaaatttatattgctgcGAAGCGCTCTGAACGAgcagagcgctctggtactctcggttttctcgtggggttcacggtttgcgagaaatatagcccaaaagtcgaaatgagctaaaacttcccggacaaaaattggacaaaccgcttgatggattttggtgttcttggtgtccatggaaagctctcgaggtgtagatggtgtttaacACAAGACCCGgctcaattggtggccggatcgaccgaaTTTCAGCCGGGAAGCTGAAGCGGCGCGCTGCACATCGGGTGGTCTTCGTGCGTGCTTTCCCGGCATTCCAAGCGGcggcctgtcacaccctacccctccgtaaggcataacatgatcccgtagtatacctaatgaattaccaacttcttctactgataacccattaaatacactacaaggaattttaaaacttttcttacttctttttatagtggtgagcactattgacaggtgttaaaaattttttaactgaagtgaaaccaaataacacatttgaagtattaacaatttctgtaaaaattttggcagagtgccatctgtattttgaataaacagttcttcaaaaacctgtaaaaagcacttcagatatgtaattcctcaatcccaaactccaataacaattcaacacaataattttctcaatattatcaactcagttcaacaatcaattttccagtgttcccaaaagatgagataaaaaaaaatgtcataatatttttacaggtcaaaataatttacaattttagtttacaactgctcaagaccaagtacaatatatacatatagtgcaaatacattacaacaaaaactacaaaatatagtatactcaatatacccggtgaaatctcaagatgtggtacaagcagcctactctgctgctctgtccgtctgtatACCTgcaacagtaatgaaaaagctatcgctgagtaaaatttactcagtggtgcacaataataatttaaaatgtggtatgtaaaacttttgttgacaatttacaatccaaacaattcacaattttttaaagctcatataacacaaatttgatcaaacaattgaataacacagtgttgccaatcgataacacaatttaatcaaataactgaataacacattattgccaatcaataacacaatttgatcaaataactgaataacacagttttgccaatcaataacataatttaggccatgacacaaatttttccgaacatgccatgttgtacaccacgacaaggcacactcaccccaataattgaaatcaatgagggaggaagctagctagataatgagaactcatctacactcacctcagactgacaagtcaaagggggaggaatataatcacactcaccctataaatggaggaggaacatagtaacattgtcatgccaagtgtgaatcaaaacaattccaaatcacaatatttcatacaaaccacaaatcacatttttcctcaaaatttccatttgcaaagtaggcaacacaataatttccaaataatattcccaaagctaaaacaataaaaaattattcataactcatttctccaaataaattttttagtaaaaacagtgaatataaaaattattgtgcacagacctctgatatatgcctcttggccctgactcagtgttccttatgcttctcaatatccttttcaactgaaacacacaatttaaagtgtttcagtactcaatgaatttgtttctaataataaaattcaatatttaaattttcttgatactattcccttcaattcatttcattagtcaacctataacgttgacccttgatgcactctaagtgaatcaattctaatgttaccaatatgtcacattttatagctctttagtgttagtatatgttactaattttattttcaagtgtattgcattttattgcaatttaccggatttcggtacactattttgacctagccggatgacctagtttcctcggtttttgagtttcgatccaaactataaacttgtaggtctatgtcttattgcacgcgaggcaaaatttcaggtcattctgagttgtatagaccaagatatggtcaatttaccaatgctggacaaaatgcactaaaattgtagacttaggtcatttttaggtcacttttggttcggccagttttggtacctgaacttgtgcaagctatttggcttggttatggccatttctgggctttggtgtcttcataagaattgtagatctatgtctaaactattcatggtaaaaatttcaggttatttggatctgttttgagtgagttatggccaaaacactaactgctgcccaaatggtcaatttccaggttttcaagtcactaatccggatttggtcatttttcaagttactttctaggcagaattttggcaacatttctacataaaagttggcctatttggtgtctatttttactctccattggcctcataccaattgggtccataattttgcacttataacctaatttaggtactgccatcaatacacaacctgcacaagacacttacacttccaatttgacattccttctcctcctcattacttcattattcatgcatagcacttctacaaatattaaACACAATTCCAGAAAGTATAttaggcagaacactcaagtgttcaatgcacacaatacaccattcaagttcaatattcacttcctccaaaattcaacatatctcaatatcaatatcacaCATATACTTCCATAtattcatacctcaatatcaattacacatgctgcccataatttaacactatcatatttcattaataaacttcatattcacacacccaaattcatgatattataggctgccaaacatggcagtttgccaaagcatcaaggtcccatttcaaaccattaatttaagcactaacatgcacatccttgaatactaacttactacatcttccattagagttaatcaaccttaaatcccatcaaatacatataagaataagtcactaaccatgcattttcatggctgccaaaactaaggttcaccaatactcatcatttccttaatttttcttagcaattcaacttacccaaagctcaacacaaggattagtgaaggtaattggaaagattaagcactaacctcaacttgagcttgacaaatccttgaaatttcctctcctttttgctgcctataggttgcccatggtgtaaggatcatttttaatgaaggaagcttgaagaaataatggcttgatcatggagaacttgagctcatgcatgaaacggccatggtgaatttgggaggatttcatttcggccatggatgaaagcttgaagaaaatgagatggtttagtggaacaatctgtcccaattacttatataggtggctcaagatgagaggaagtgtaatatcatttatttttaatggacatttaggtcaaaaggcaactcgggatgtcaaatgactacaatgcccctattcgggttgcattcccgatttttcggtaataccaagttttgtcgtttcctcgatttctcgtttttctttgtactaattaattaatttttctttgatatttctaatgaaatttatacttcaatagatgtttatttaagtcttaaaaatatttttcagggttccccgcggtccagggctagttaacggtccacgccgcaactttccagtgcggtcacccatcgctatgattttcggctcatttaacttagtttcatttcattgctattatttttcctttgtttttcttgtatttcattattttatgtctcctcactaacatttaaatgtagttctgggcatcctagctgtccggacagacactggtcaccggaacagtagaacacactaccgaacatagggtggTTACACGGTCGGTGAGGAGGGAAGGGCAaggcggcgcgccggcgaggtggggaggctggggtggcggctggccggcgaagggaggtgagaggagagagaaaacgggaggggAAGGAGGGACGTCGGGTGCGCgagggagaaagaagaagaaaaagagaagggcTGGTTCGATTCGActggtccgatccggtccagttcgattcggccgatccgattcaagatacaaaattttaaattttttaactctatcttgggaccgaaaatgaggcctaaaaatttcgaaaaaattctagaaaattcagaaaaattcgtagagtccaaatatatttttagttttgtcacgtgatctttaaattaatttttaaaaatcatcaaagttttatatttttgggaaatcaaacccgatttcgaaaatccgaaaaatttcaaataattttctaaaatttaaataaaataaaatattaatattactcacaaaataataaatttaaaaatttggggtgttacaatagctCATCGAGTGTCCAAACCGGGTTGAAAACTTAATCTTAGGTGCTAGTGAGCTATTGCCTATCCGATCGTACCTAAACGAAgcccataaattattaataattattatataattatatttaatttatgaaaatcgAAAAGGCTTGAAAATATCACCAATTGCTTGAGTTGGTGGAATTGTCCATCGGTCTCTAGTGGAGCTTTTGGCTAAAAAGAAtggaggaaaagaaagaagagaatAAGATGGGAAGAAGAGAAAAGGAGAGGAACCATTGGGTAAAAAGTCCAAAAGAGGGGGGAAGATTCG
Proteins encoded:
- the LOC110642627 gene encoding UDP-glycosyltransferase 88F4-like — encoded protein: MQDTIVLFPAPGMGHVISMVELGKLILHRYGHQFSIVILLITFEFSETPGLISYISTISQTCPFISFRRFPPVPIDNTFSRSPIAIVFECILLNKPYVLEFLQEISKECNICAFVIDLFCTSALSVGKDLKIPTYYFFTSGAACLSAFLYFPKIHEQHTKSFKDLADTLLNFPNLPPLKAIHIPEPILYRDDPAYYDMLYFCSNLPKADGIIVNSFNDLEPKAVKTIADGVCVPDASTPPIYYIGPLIAEGGSSTSAAQHDCLSWLDKQPSKSVVFLCFGSRGSFSIEQVKEMANGLERSGQRFMWVVKKPPYDEKRKQNDDMSDFDLQAMLPEGFLNRVKDRAMVVKSWAPQVAVLNHDSVGGFVTHCGWNSVLEAVVAGVPMVAWPLHAEQHLNRNVLVEDMKLAIGVEQRDDDGFVRGDELEKRVRELMESNKGRELREKSWKMKERSLEALAESGSSIGALVRLVVQWKRSP